Proteins encoded together in one Acholeplasma hippikon window:
- the lysS gene encoding lysine--tRNA ligase translates to MFPEDLNEQQRIRREKMEELRSLGVDPFGSRFVRSHTAIQIHNEFGGFDHDQLEEKKQEVTVAGRIILKREQGKAGFIQIQDRDSKIQVYVRLDHVGEFAYNIFKKSDLGDIVGIKGILFRTKTNELTVKADEFIHLTKALTPLPDKFHGLQDKEEARRRRYVDLIVNEDARRVAKLRSKIIRAIQHYFDSKDFMEVETPVLHPILGGAAARPFVTHHNALDMDFYLRIATELPLKRLIVGGLERVYEIGRLFRNEGIDAKHNPEFTTVEAYMAYGDVTDMMDLVEECMSSVAMEVLGTYDVVFDDVTIHLKDFKRAHMVDLIKEQTGVNFFEINDLNEAVALAKKHNVPLEKHFTLGHIIEAFFAEFVEDTLIQPTIVYGHPVEISPLAKKNAQDPRFTDRFELFIKGSEYANAFSELNDPIDQRQRFEAQLEQKSKGDEEASEMDVDFVESLEYGMPPTGGIGIGIDRFVMLLTNTPNIRDVILFPHARNKTK, encoded by the coding sequence ATGTTTCCTGAAGATTTAAACGAACAACAAAGAATTAGACGCGAAAAAATGGAAGAACTTAGAAGTTTAGGTGTGGATCCATTTGGTTCAAGATTTGTAAGAAGCCACACAGCAATTCAAATCCATAACGAATTTGGTGGATTTGACCACGATCAATTAGAAGAAAAGAAACAAGAAGTTACTGTTGCTGGTCGTATCATTTTAAAACGTGAACAAGGTAAAGCTGGATTTATCCAAATCCAAGATAGAGATTCTAAAATCCAAGTTTATGTTAGATTAGACCATGTTGGTGAATTTGCTTATAATATTTTCAAAAAATCTGACTTAGGTGATATCGTTGGTATCAAAGGTATTCTATTCAGAACCAAAACTAACGAGTTAACTGTTAAAGCCGATGAATTCATTCACTTAACTAAAGCATTAACTCCACTTCCTGATAAATTCCATGGTTTACAAGATAAAGAAGAGGCTAGACGTCGTCGTTATGTTGACTTAATTGTTAATGAAGATGCACGTAGAGTTGCTAAATTACGTTCTAAGATTATTAGAGCAATCCAACACTACTTTGATAGTAAAGACTTCATGGAAGTTGAAACTCCTGTTTTACACCCAATCTTAGGTGGTGCTGCTGCTAGACCATTCGTTACACACCACAATGCATTAGATATGGACTTCTACTTACGTATTGCTACTGAATTACCTTTAAAACGTTTAATCGTTGGTGGTTTAGAAAGAGTATATGAAATTGGTAGATTATTCAGAAATGAAGGTATTGATGCTAAACATAACCCTGAGTTCACTACTGTTGAAGCTTACATGGCTTATGGTGATGTAACTGACATGATGGATTTAGTTGAAGAATGTATGTCAAGTGTTGCAATGGAAGTTTTAGGAACTTATGATGTTGTATTTGATGATGTAACTATTCACTTAAAAGACTTCAAACGTGCCCACATGGTTGATTTAATTAAAGAACAAACAGGTGTTAACTTCTTTGAAATCAATGATTTAAATGAAGCAGTTGCATTAGCTAAGAAACATAATGTTCCACTAGAAAAACACTTCACATTAGGTCATATCATTGAAGCCTTCTTTGCTGAATTCGTTGAGGACACATTAATCCAACCTACAATCGTTTATGGTCATCCAGTTGAAATCTCACCTCTTGCTAAGAAAAATGCACAAGACCCAAGATTCACTGACCGTTTCGAATTATTTATTAAGGGTTCTGAATATGCAAATGCATTCTCAGAATTAAATGACCCAATTGATCAACGTCAAAGATTCGAAGCACAATTAGAACAAAAATCTAAAGGTGATGAAGAAGCTTCAGAAATGGATGTTGATTTTGTTGAATCATTAGAATATGGTATGCCTCCTACTGGTGGTATCGGTATTGGTATCGATAGATTTGTTATGTTATTAACAAATACTCCAAACATTAGAGACGTTATCTTATTCCCACATGCTAGAAACAAAACTAAATAA
- a CDS encoding RNA-binding S4 domain-containing protein, with amino-acid sequence MRIDKYLKVSRIIKRRTVAKNVADADRIYINGSLAKPGKTVKIGDIVELHLGLKVISIKITSLTPSKDADMYELISEEKRSV; translated from the coding sequence TTGCGAATTGATAAATATTTAAAAGTATCAAGGATTATTAAACGTCGTACAGTTGCAAAAAATGTTGCTGACGCTGATAGAATTTATATTAATGGCTCATTAGCTAAACCTGGTAAAACAGTGAAAATCGGTGATATTGTTGAATTACACCTCGGTTTAAAGGTGATTTCAATCAAAATCACCTCACTTACACCAAGTAAAGATGCTGACATGTATGAATTAATATCAGAAGAAAAACGATCGGTTTGA
- the ftsH gene encoding ATP-dependent zinc metalloprotease FtsH → MNVQKNPKRSPFRSDLLVIFIILLAAVGFFFLLSNMQKGPYPLTESELLVAIEEDKISYIEIEFLGGDNQNIYKVSGQFTVSNTPEGYKGFTFNIHGDRLELIYEAVHNYNIANPTTPIELQVNEHVSIDIWSIISTILMIAIPVVMVFILFRSMTSQNNRAQDFTKNRAKLSRSKTVKFDDVAGADEEKAEMVELIDFLKNPRKYAEMGARIPKGVLLVGSPGTGKTLLAKAVAGEADVPFFSISGSDFVELYVGVGASRVRDLFRAAKENAPCIIFIDEIDAVGRQRGAGLGGGNDEREQTLNQLLVEMDGFSANLGIIIMAATNRPDVLDPALLRPGRFDRQITMQVPDQKSREAILKVHARTKKLDPSIKLSDVAIRIPGFTGADIENLLNEAALLAARENRTVITMQDIDEAADRVTMGPAKKSRKYTPKEKEMIAYHEAGHAVIGVKVRHATIVQKVTIIPRGQAGGYALHMPAEEKFTQSKTELLAAITSALGGRVAEEIMFDDVSTGAYGDFQQATRIARAMVTEYGMSALGPIQYESQQGSVFLGRDYLKDKNFSDAVALEIDKEVRRIITDCYEEAKRVILENKDLLDNIAKYLIRVETLTRNDIDEIVATGKLAWWDNQNPESTEVAN, encoded by the coding sequence ATGAATGTACAAAAAAATCCAAAAAGATCACCTTTTCGTTCAGATTTATTAGTTATTTTCATAATCTTACTTGCTGCTGTTGGTTTCTTCTTCCTTTTAAGCAATATGCAAAAAGGACCTTATCCATTAACAGAAAGTGAATTACTTGTAGCTATCGAAGAAGATAAGATTTCATATATTGAAATTGAATTCCTTGGTGGAGACAATCAAAATATTTACAAAGTAAGTGGTCAATTTACTGTTTCAAATACACCAGAGGGTTATAAAGGATTCACATTTAATATTCATGGTGACCGCTTAGAATTAATTTACGAAGCAGTACACAACTATAATATTGCAAACCCTACAACACCAATTGAATTACAAGTAAATGAACATGTATCAATCGATATTTGGTCAATTATCTCAACAATCTTAATGATTGCAATTCCAGTGGTTATGGTGTTTATATTATTCAGAAGTATGACTTCACAAAACAATAGAGCTCAAGACTTCACTAAGAATAGAGCTAAATTATCAAGAAGTAAAACAGTTAAATTTGATGATGTCGCTGGTGCTGATGAAGAAAAAGCTGAGATGGTTGAATTAATCGACTTCTTAAAAAATCCTAGAAAATATGCTGAAATGGGTGCTAGAATTCCTAAAGGGGTTCTTCTTGTTGGTTCACCTGGTACTGGTAAAACTTTACTTGCTAAAGCAGTTGCTGGTGAAGCAGATGTTCCATTCTTCTCAATTTCAGGTTCTGACTTCGTAGAATTATACGTTGGGGTTGGTGCTTCACGTGTAAGAGACCTATTCAGAGCTGCTAAAGAAAATGCTCCATGTATCATCTTCATCGACGAAATCGATGCTGTAGGTCGTCAACGTGGTGCTGGTTTAGGCGGTGGAAACGATGAACGTGAACAAACACTTAACCAATTATTAGTTGAAATGGATGGATTCAGTGCAAACTTAGGTATTATCATTATGGCTGCTACAAATAGACCAGACGTGTTAGACCCTGCGTTACTTCGTCCAGGTAGATTTGATAGACAAATCACAATGCAAGTTCCTGACCAAAAATCTAGAGAAGCGATTCTTAAGGTTCATGCACGAACTAAGAAATTAGATCCATCAATCAAATTAAGTGATGTTGCGATTAGAATTCCAGGATTCACTGGTGCTGATATCGAGAACTTGCTTAACGAAGCTGCATTACTAGCGGCAAGAGAAAATAGAACAGTTATTACAATGCAAGATATTGATGAAGCAGCTGACCGTGTAACTATGGGCCCTGCTAAGAAATCAAGAAAATATACTCCAAAAGAAAAAGAAATGATTGCTTATCATGAAGCTGGACATGCTGTCATCGGCGTTAAAGTTAGACATGCAACAATCGTTCAAAAAGTAACAATTATCCCTCGTGGACAAGCTGGCGGATATGCATTGCATATGCCTGCTGAAGAAAAATTCACTCAATCTAAGACTGAATTACTTGCAGCTATCACTTCTGCTTTAGGTGGACGTGTTGCAGAAGAAATTATGTTTGATGATGTATCAACTGGTGCTTATGGTGACTTCCAACAAGCAACTCGTATTGCACGTGCAATGGTTACTGAATATGGTATGTCTGCATTAGGACCAATCCAATACGAATCACAACAAGGTAGTGTATTCTTAGGTAGAGATTACTTAAAAGATAAAAACTTCTCTGATGCAGTTGCACTTGAAATCGATAAAGAAGTTAGAAGAATTATTACAGATTGTTACGAAGAAGCTAAACGCGTTATCCTTGAAAATAAAGATTTATTAGACAACATCGCTAAGTACTTAATTAGAGTTGAAACATTAACTCGTAACGATATTGATGAAATCGTTGCTACTGGTAAATTAGCATGGTGGGATAATCAAAATCCGGAGTCTACTGAAGTTGCGAATTGA
- the hpt gene encoding hypoxanthine phosphoribosyltransferase: MHQDIEEILVSEQEILEISKSMGAHISKDYAGKTPILVGLLKGCIPFMASLVKYIDIPAQMEFMAVSSYHGGISSSGDVKIKYDLETSVNGRDVVIVEDIVDTGATLSTITKLLLHRGAKSVKVATLLDKPAGRKVEFVPDYIGKTIPKKFVVGFGLDYEELYRNLPYVGVLKPSVYQK, from the coding sequence ATGCATCAAGATATAGAAGAAATCTTAGTATCAGAACAAGAAATCTTAGAAATTAGCAAATCAATGGGTGCTCATATTTCTAAAGATTACGCTGGTAAAACACCAATTTTAGTTGGATTATTAAAAGGATGTATTCCATTTATGGCTTCACTAGTCAAATATATTGATATCCCGGCTCAAATGGAATTTATGGCAGTATCATCTTATCATGGTGGTATTTCATCATCTGGAGACGTAAAAATTAAATATGATTTAGAAACATCTGTAAACGGTAGAGATGTTGTTATTGTTGAAGATATCGTTGACACTGGTGCAACATTATCAACAATCACAAAACTACTTCTTCATAGAGGCGCTAAATCAGTTAAGGTAGCAACACTACTTGATAAACCGGCAGGTAGAAAAGTTGAGTTTGTTCCAGATTATATTGGAAAAACAATACCTAAAAAATTCGTCGTTGGATTTGGTTTAGACTACGAAGAATTATATAGAAATTTACCCTACGTTGGAGTGTTAAAACCTAGCGTATATCAAAAATAG
- the tilS gene encoding tRNA lysidine(34) synthetase TilS, whose amino-acid sequence MNLHFNLNKKNKYIVAVSGGVDSMVLLHALILAHYDIVVVHFNHQKRAESFLDHELVESVTSKYKIPYHYIKLSIKNGNFQEKARELRYKHLTEIADLYQTKDIITAHHSDDLIETVLMKIIRGSNLLGYSGIREKTNYNGYIYHKPLISYTKDEIYTFAYENNILFNEDISNKSDDYFRNRLRNNVLPILKEENDLASHFANFSKQTYLASDFIRSETKKFLNGSKSFNLDQFNNLHEAVKTDIISYLLEQANALRSFEKIYKIINQLSSKKPNIEIKVNKTHILIKQYNEVILKELSELQNNTLNVNLYISHKKTEAPNNSIELCYNKLDFPIKIRTRLPGDVLAFPFGHKKLKNFLIDKKVPKYLRDNLIIVVDQSETILWIPGLYINKTLGDSNQIYLSIKE is encoded by the coding sequence ATGAACTTACATTTTAATTTAAATAAGAAAAATAAATATATCGTTGCAGTAAGCGGCGGAGTAGACTCAATGGTGCTTTTACATGCACTTATTTTAGCGCATTACGATATTGTTGTAGTTCACTTCAATCACCAAAAACGAGCAGAATCATTTTTAGATCATGAACTAGTTGAAAGTGTGACATCTAAATATAAAATTCCCTATCATTATATCAAACTATCAATCAAAAATGGCAATTTTCAAGAAAAAGCAAGAGAACTTAGATATAAACACTTAACTGAAATAGCTGATTTATACCAAACAAAAGATATCATTACTGCACATCATTCAGATGATTTAATTGAAACTGTTTTAATGAAAATCATTCGTGGTTCTAACCTATTAGGCTATTCTGGTATTAGAGAAAAGACCAACTACAACGGATATATCTATCATAAGCCTTTAATTTCATATACAAAAGATGAGATTTATACTTTTGCCTATGAGAATAATATTTTATTTAACGAGGATATTTCCAATAAATCTGATGATTACTTTAGAAACAGACTTAGAAATAATGTCTTGCCTATTTTGAAAGAAGAAAATGACCTTGCATCTCATTTTGCAAACTTTAGCAAACAAACCTATTTAGCAAGTGATTTCATTCGCTCAGAAACCAAAAAATTTTTAAATGGTTCAAAATCATTCAATCTAGATCAATTTAACAATCTACATGAGGCTGTCAAAACTGATATCATTAGTTATCTTTTAGAACAAGCAAATGCGCTTCGTTCATTTGAAAAAATCTATAAAATCATTAATCAATTATCTTCTAAAAAGCCGAATATTGAGATAAAAGTAAATAAGACACATATCCTAATTAAACAATATAACGAGGTAATCTTAAAGGAATTATCGGAACTTCAAAATAACACTTTAAACGTTAATTTGTATATTTCCCACAAAAAAACCGAAGCACCTAATAATTCAATAGAATTATGTTATAATAAATTAGATTTTCCAATTAAGATTCGAACTAGATTACCTGGGGATGTACTAGCATTTCCGTTTGGTCATAAGAAATTAAAGAACTTCCTTATTGATAAGAAAGTTCCAAAGTACTTACGTGACAATCTGATTATTGTGGTTGATCAAAGTGAAACCATATTATGGATTCCTGGATTATACATAAACAAAACATTGGGAGATTCAAACCAAATTTATCTATCTATAAAGGAGTAA
- a CDS encoding Maf family protein, which yields MLILASTSPRRIELVQSAGLDFITASPKFNEKEISTKDIAVEEYVQLLSKNKALSLVNDYKNDVILAADTIVVYNNEILNKPIDEEDAFRMLKKLNGKKHSVLTGVCIIKGDLIESFYERSEVTFNKMTDEEIYAYIETKEPMDKAGAYAIQGIGSKFVKSYDGDFHTIMGLPLKEVLKKLKDLL from the coding sequence ATGTTAATATTAGCCTCAACTTCACCAAGAAGAATTGAATTAGTACAATCAGCTGGTTTAGACTTCATCACAGCATCTCCAAAGTTTAATGAAAAAGAGATTAGTACAAAAGATATTGCAGTAGAAGAATATGTTCAACTGCTTTCTAAAAATAAAGCACTATCGTTAGTAAATGATTATAAAAATGATGTTATTCTAGCTGCTGACACAATCGTTGTATACAATAATGAAATTTTAAATAAACCAATAGATGAAGAAGATGCTTTCCGTATGTTAAAAAAATTAAACGGAAAGAAACACTCTGTGTTAACAGGAGTATGCATTATAAAAGGTGATTTGATTGAATCATTTTATGAACGTTCTGAAGTAACCTTTAATAAGATGACTGATGAAGAAATTTATGCATACATTGAAACAAAAGAACCAATGGATAAGGCAGGAGCTTACGCTATTCAAGGCATAGGGTCTAAATTTGTTAAAAGTTATGATGGAGATTTTCATACCATCATGGGATTGCCTTTAAAAGAAGTACTAAAAAAATTAAAAGACTTATTATGA
- the hslO gene encoding Hsp33 family molecular chaperone HslO has protein sequence MKDYTVIALAYDDQVRIYASNSTKLVEKSRKFHNTHPTASAAMGRFLTASAMMSLMYKDGERLALKIEGDGPIGQMTVDAHDGVVKSTIKNPYVYMVYEDGPKKGKLNVGAAVGLGYLHVTKDWNGNFFTSSAPLQTGEIADDFTYYYATSEQTPSAVGLGVLVDKTQKILVAGGFIIQVLPNCKNETLDKLEESLKKVPSVTDFLMHNPSPEALIDTLSNSTARILETREIKYHCGCRKPKFRSALGRLDKATLQQIIEEDKQAEIVCQYCNKKYIFNEDELKEILNKKK, from the coding sequence ATGAAAGACTATACAGTAATTGCGCTTGCATACGATGATCAAGTGCGTATTTATGCATCAAACAGTACTAAACTTGTGGAAAAATCACGTAAATTCCACAATACACATCCAACAGCATCAGCTGCAATGGGGAGATTTTTAACTGCTTCTGCAATGATGTCTTTAATGTATAAAGATGGAGAACGCTTAGCGTTAAAAATTGAAGGTGATGGACCAATTGGTCAAATGACTGTTGATGCGCATGATGGCGTGGTTAAATCTACAATTAAAAATCCATATGTTTACATGGTATATGAAGATGGTCCAAAAAAAGGCAAGCTTAATGTTGGTGCTGCAGTAGGTTTAGGTTATTTACATGTAACAAAAGACTGGAACGGTAACTTCTTCACTTCATCAGCTCCACTTCAAACAGGAGAAATCGCTGATGATTTTACATACTACTATGCAACAAGTGAACAAACACCTTCTGCTGTAGGTCTTGGTGTTTTAGTAGATAAAACTCAGAAGATTTTAGTTGCGGGTGGTTTCATTATTCAAGTATTACCTAATTGTAAAAATGAAACTTTAGATAAATTGGAAGAATCATTAAAAAAAGTTCCTTCAGTAACAGATTTTTTAATGCATAATCCATCGCCAGAAGCATTAATAGATACCTTATCAAATTCAACTGCTAGAATTCTAGAAACTAGAGAAATTAAATATCACTGTGGATGCAGAAAACCTAAATTTAGAAGCGCTCTTGGAAGGCTTGATAAGGCCACTTTACAACAAATTATCGAAGAAGATAAACAAGCTGAAATTGTTTGTCAGTACTGTAATAAAAAATATATTTTTAATGAAGACGAACTAAAAGAAATCCTTAATAAAAAGAAATAA
- the dusB gene encoding tRNA dihydrouridine synthase DusB, translating to MSFKLGKYEIKNKLILAPMAGVSNSPFRLLAREYGAGVVFAEMVSDKAVFFQNEKTLDLLFMTPEEKPAAQQIFGSDVKTMVEAAKFIDEHSNCDFIDINMGCPVPKVAISAQAGSAIMKDPNKAYEIVKAVKEAISKPVTVKIRTGWDENSINAVEVAKMVEKAGASAITVHGRTRAQGYSGEPNLDIIKAVKEAVSIPVFGNGNIVDGPSAKYMLEYTGCDAVMIGRGALGNPWIFREINAYLNNEPIPPRRYHEVKELMIRHFDDLSAMKGEHVASLEMRSHGPWYLKGLPSVTEVRAKLAKCTSRAEFVEHVNQYFSQFKEDEIIKGEN from the coding sequence ATGAGTTTTAAATTAGGAAAATATGAAATAAAAAACAAATTAATCTTAGCGCCAATGGCAGGTGTTTCAAACTCACCATTTAGATTACTCGCTAGAGAGTATGGTGCAGGCGTTGTTTTTGCTGAGATGGTATCTGATAAGGCTGTCTTTTTTCAAAATGAAAAGACATTAGATTTGCTTTTCATGACACCAGAAGAAAAACCTGCAGCTCAACAAATCTTTGGTAGCGATGTAAAAACAATGGTTGAAGCAGCTAAATTTATTGATGAACATTCAAACTGTGATTTTATTGATATAAACATGGGATGTCCAGTTCCAAAAGTAGCCATTTCTGCACAAGCAGGATCAGCAATTATGAAGGACCCTAACAAAGCATATGAAATTGTTAAAGCAGTCAAAGAAGCAATTTCTAAACCAGTTACTGTAAAAATTAGAACAGGTTGGGATGAAAATTCAATAAATGCTGTAGAAGTTGCTAAAATGGTTGAAAAAGCTGGAGCATCAGCAATTACTGTTCATGGTAGAACACGTGCCCAAGGATATTCAGGTGAACCAAACTTAGATATCATTAAAGCGGTTAAAGAAGCAGTTTCTATTCCTGTTTTTGGTAATGGAAATATCGTTGATGGACCATCTGCTAAGTACATGTTAGAGTACACAGGTTGTGATGCGGTGATGATTGGACGTGGTGCATTAGGTAACCCATGGATTTTTAGAGAAATCAATGCTTACTTAAATAATGAACCAATTCCACCAAGAAGATATCATGAAGTAAAAGAATTAATGATTAGACACTTTGATGACTTATCAGCAATGAAAGGTGAACATGTAGCATCGTTAGAAATGCGTTCACATGGACCATGGTATTTAAAAGGATTACCAAGTGTTACTGAAGTTAGAGCTAAACTTGCAAAATGTACATCTCGAGCCGAGTTTGTAGAACATGTTAATCAGTACTTCAGTCAATTTAAAGAAGACGAAATAATTAAAGGCGAAAATTAA
- a CDS encoding uracil-xanthine permease family protein yields the protein MQKENVIGYLPDERPSFGKALVFALQQFLVMLPATVLAAIIMNGFGLELYSISAAILASGVATIGFLLITKFQIPLYYGSSFSYIGAVSIVVSYAVDQNSSSASVLGSVLIASVISGLMSIGAGLLIRFFGKDKIDLVLPGHITGMIAMIIGLSLSGNVMSNILNVSSNGVDWISVFVSLVTFLTIAILTVKLKKGFISQIPILLGLAVGIVVSYLLWVPNQGNGFSFSNYQSYFQGIISHQQVRIVDVMPWVTIKAAFESPNLIGIAIIAIFPIAFATIPESAAHVNQIDLYVDSLANQKGKEGYGIKNKLDMNLIGDGVGDIIAVMLGGPAGTNYGENVSASAVTKNFSSYVFMITGVIAIIAGILLEVLNIGNLSLILTNPVVQGISLYLFGAIAVQGIALMIDKKVDVFDPKVIAVMGFIGIVGLGVSEIPVSHNFVLPGIGVAAIGGIILNIFLNLITNKKGVASA from the coding sequence ATGCAAAAAGAAAACGTGATTGGGTATTTACCTGATGAGAGACCTAGTTTTGGTAAAGCTTTAGTATTTGCTTTACAACAATTCTTGGTTATGTTACCTGCAACGGTGCTTGCAGCGATTATTATGAATGGTTTTGGATTAGAATTATATTCTATTTCAGCAGCTATTCTTGCTAGTGGAGTGGCAACAATTGGTTTCCTATTAATTACCAAATTTCAAATTCCACTCTATTATGGTTCATCATTTTCATATATTGGTGCTGTTTCAATTGTTGTAAGTTATGCGGTTGATCAAAACAGTTCCAGTGCTTCAGTATTGGGGTCTGTACTTATCGCTTCCGTAATCTCAGGATTAATGTCGATTGGTGCAGGCCTTTTAATTAGGTTTTTTGGCAAAGATAAAATAGATTTAGTCCTTCCAGGTCATATTACAGGAATGATTGCGATGATTATTGGTTTAAGTTTATCAGGAAATGTGATGTCCAACATCTTAAATGTTAGTTCAAATGGAGTCGATTGGATTAGCGTTTTTGTATCACTAGTAACATTCCTAACAATTGCCATATTGACAGTAAAACTTAAAAAAGGATTTATCTCTCAAATCCCAATCCTTTTAGGATTAGCAGTCGGTATCGTGGTAAGTTATTTACTGTGGGTTCCTAATCAAGGAAACGGATTCTCATTTAGTAACTACCAATCCTATTTTCAAGGGATTATTTCTCATCAACAAGTAAGAATTGTTGATGTCATGCCATGGGTAACGATTAAAGCTGCTTTTGAATCACCTAACTTAATTGGAATTGCAATCATTGCAATCTTCCCGATTGCCTTTGCAACGATACCTGAATCAGCAGCACACGTAAATCAAATTGATTTATATGTAGATTCCTTAGCAAATCAAAAAGGTAAAGAAGGATACGGTATTAAAAATAAATTAGATATGAACTTAATTGGTGATGGTGTTGGCGATATTATTGCAGTTATGTTAGGCGGACCTGCAGGAACAAACTACGGGGAAAATGTTAGTGCCTCAGCAGTAACAAAAAACTTCTCATCATATGTATTTATGATTACTGGAGTGATTGCGATTATTGCAGGAATTTTATTAGAGGTTTTAAATATTGGTAATTTAAGTTTAATATTAACAAATCCAGTTGTTCAAGGTATCTCATTATACCTATTCGGTGCAATTGCAGTTCAAGGTATAGCTTTAATGATTGATAAGAAAGTAGATGTTTTTGATCCAAAGGTAATCGCCGTGATGGGTTTCATCGGTATTGTTGGATTGGGTGTATCAGAAATTCCTGTAAGTCACAACTTTGTGCTTCCTGGAATTGGAGTAGCTGCTATCGGAGGTATCATTTTAAATATCTTCTTAAACTTAATAACAAATAAAAAAGGTGTTGCTTCAGCATAG
- a CDS encoding NCS2 family permease, which produces MNSIKKFFKFEERKTNFKSEIIGGLVTFLAMSYILAVNPSMISASGIPLGGAFLATAIGAAIATLVMAFVANYPVALAPGMGVNAFFTFTIVMTIGYTWQEALAISFIGGVIFVAITFTPLRQKLIEAIPAGLRAAIGAGIGFFIAFVGLNNAKIIVADPATLVKVGNLTDPSVLVALFGIILIIVLHNLKNKLSRFSFIISIAATALLYVILSLAGVKGLQEVNIDPNGYAGLAGFKESFFGFVKGFGTLFQDTQGGLSSSAKLTTLPVILFALVFVDIFDTAGTLVGVTKVAGIQNEDGSIPNLEKALFADAIGTLISSSLGTPEITSFVESSTGVESGARTGFSNIVVAILFLLSILLYPLMPIFNIFPITSMALVLVGVLMAGQIAEIDWSDKAVALASFLTIIGMVLSYSVADGIAFGFISYAVAMLAQKRGKEVHPLIYIFSVAFVVYFILYSKGFQL; this is translated from the coding sequence ATGAACTCAATTAAAAAGTTCTTTAAATTTGAAGAACGCAAAACGAATTTCAAGTCTGAAATTATCGGTGGACTTGTGACATTCTTAGCAATGTCTTATATCTTAGCTGTAAACCCAAGCATGATCAGTGCATCTGGTATTCCATTAGGAGGAGCATTCTTAGCAACTGCTATTGGTGCTGCAATCGCAACTTTAGTTATGGCTTTTGTTGCAAACTATCCAGTTGCCTTAGCACCTGGAATGGGAGTTAATGCCTTCTTCACTTTCACAATTGTAATGACAATTGGTTATACATGGCAAGAGGCATTAGCTATTTCATTTATCGGTGGTGTAATCTTCGTTGCTATTACATTCACACCATTACGCCAAAAATTAATTGAAGCAATCCCTGCTGGATTACGAGCTGCAATTGGCGCTGGTATTGGTTTCTTCATTGCATTTGTTGGTTTAAATAATGCAAAAATTATTGTTGCTGATCCTGCAACATTAGTAAAAGTGGGTAATTTAACTGATCCTTCAGTTTTAGTTGCTTTATTCGGTATTATCTTAATTATTGTTTTACATAACCTAAAAAATAAACTTTCAAGATTCTCATTTATTATTTCAATTGCTGCAACAGCATTACTTTATGTTATCTTAAGTTTAGCTGGTGTTAAAGGTCTTCAAGAAGTGAATATTGATCCTAACGGATATGCTGGTTTAGCCGGTTTTAAAGAATCTTTCTTTGGCTTTGTGAAGGGATTTGGAACTTTATTTCAAGATACACAAGGTGGTTTATCTTCTTCTGCTAAATTAACAACTTTACCAGTTATTTTATTTGCCTTAGTATTCGTTGATATCTTCGATACTGCTGGTACATTAGTTGGTGTAACAAAAGTTGCTGGTATTCAAAATGAGGATGGTTCTATCCCTAACTTAGAAAAAGCATTATTTGCTGATGCTATTGGTACTTTAATTTCTTCATCTTTAGGAACTCCAGAAATTACTTCATTTGTTGAGTCTTCGACAGGTGTTGAATCAGGTGCTAGAACAGGTTTTTCTAATATTGTTGTAGCTATTTTATTCTTATTATCAATTTTACTTTATCCATTAATGCCAATCTTTAATATCTTCCCGATTACTTCAATGGCTTTAGTTTTAGTCGGTGTCTTAATGGCTGGCCAAATTGCTGAAATTGATTGGTCAGATAAAGCTGTTGCCTTAGCAAGTTTCTTAACAATTATTGGTATGGTTCTATCTTATTCAGTTGCTGACGGGATTGCATTTGGATTTATTTCTTACGCTGTAGCAATGCTTGCTCAAAAACGTGGTAAAGAAGTTCATCCATTAATCTATATCTTCTCAGTTGCGTTTGTTGTTTACTTTATTTTATATTCTAAAGGATTCCAATTATAA